The window GCGACCGGCATCAGCTCGATGACGCCGTCGCGTGAATGGCATGCGACGCGCGGCGATTTGTCGAAATCGCTCCATCGAAGATAGTCGACGCGCAGGGTGTCGACGAGTTCGCCGAGAAAGCGCGGCACGCCGATGCGGGCGACGAGGCGGCTGGTGGCGGGGACGTCGAGGAAGCGGGTCATGGGATGTCTCCAGTGGGTGCGCGGCTTCGAATGCCGCGGGTTGGAAGCATTATTCCCAGGAGCCCGGCCAACAAAAAGCCAGCAAACCTGGCAAATTCATCGATAGGATTGGCAAATTGATGGATCAAAATAGCATTTTGTGCAATCGATGCTGGCATGACGGCTCAAACGGCCTCAAGCTGCGGCTTTTCATGAATTCAGGCAGGGATGTCCTTCCATGATCAATCTCGACGACGTCGACCGTCAGCTCATCGCCTTGCTGCGCGATAACGCGCGCGTGCCGGTGGTGACGCTCGCCAAGCAGTTGAAGGTCGCGCGCGCGACGGTGCAGAACCGGTTGACGCGTTTGGAGCAAAGCGGTGTGATCGTCGGCTATACGGTTCGCTTGAAGCCGGCGGCGGAAGCGCATCGGATTCGCGCGCTGATGTCGATCGCGGTGCAGGGCAATCGCGCGCAGGAGGTCGTCAAGGTGCTGCGCGGGTATCCGAATGTCGCGACGATACACAGCACGAACGGGCGCTGGGATCTCGTTGCGGAGCTGCAGGCGGATTCGTTGGAGAACTTCGATCGCGTGCTCGGCGCGATTCGGTTGATCGACGGGATTGCGAATACGGAGACCAGTATTTTGTTGTCGACTCATAAGGTGTGAGGGGGGAGCGGCCTCCGGCATGACCGGGGGCCGCTCCGCCTGCCTGCAAAAACCTAAACCCTGCCTACCGACTCAAAATCTGCAGACCGGCGGTGGTTTGCGCCGTTGCGTGCGTGTAGAGGTCGAGGCCGCCCACATAGCCATCGCCCTCGTCGGCCACGTAAAGCGTGTTCGCATCGGCTCACCTCACCGTCTCACGCGCGGCGCACCTTGGTTCGAGTTGCGCGCGAGTTCGACGAACGCGTGCAGATAGTCGATCGACGCATCGGCCTCTCGCGTGCCCAGAAAGATCTGCTTCGCGATCCCCTCGCGCCCGAGCTTCACGCTCGTCACGGGCATACGGTCCGCGTACTCGTCGGCGAGCCAACGCGGCAGCGCGGCCACGCCGCGATCGCTTGCGACCATCTGCAACATGATGTCGGTGGTCTCGATCGTCTTGTGGCGGCGCGGCACCACGTTCGCCGGCCGCAGAAACTGATTGTAGATATCGAGCCGGTCGGTCTCGACCGGGTAGGTGATCAGCGTTTCGTCGACGAGCTGCTCCGGCTTCACGTAACGAACATTCGCGAAACGATGCCGTTCGGAGACCACGAGCACCTGCTCATAGTCGAACACGGGATCGAAGCGCAAACCCGGACGCATGAGCGGATCGGGCGTGACGAGCACGTCGATGTCGTAGCCGAACAGCGCGCCGATGCCGCCGAACTGAAAGCGCTGCTTCACATCCACGTCGACGTCGGGCCAGCGCGCCAGATACGGCGACACGACCTTGAGCAGCCACTGATAGCACGGGTGGCACTCCATGCCGATGCGCAGCGTGCCGCGCTCGCCGGCGGCGTACTGCTTCATCCGCGCTTCGGCCTGCTCGAACTGAGGGAGCAGCCGGTTGGCGAGCGAGAGCAGGTATTGCCCCGCTTGGGTGAGCCGCAGGCTTCGTCCTTCACGATCCCAGATCGGGGTGCCGAGCTGCTGCTCGACTTTCTTGACGGTATGGCTGAGCGCCGACTGCGTGAGATGCAGGACCTCGGCCGCCGCCGTCAACGAGCCTTGACGCTCCACTTCACGAATGATGAGTAGATGAAACCGTTCCAGCATGGCAAAGACTCGCTAAGAGATGCGTGAATAAACTCGCATGAAGAAATCTAATGGATCAATGAAATAATGCCATTTTATTTCATGAGCTGAAAATCCTATCATCGCTGCCAGCACTTTCCATCCTCCTCTACGGCAGCTTCCATGGTCACGACACACAATCTCGGCTTCCCGCGCATCGGCGCCAAACGCGAACTGAAATTCGCCCTCGAAAGCTACTGGAAAGGCGAGTGCTCGCGCGACGAACTCAAGGCACTGGGCGCGCAGCTGCGTCAGCGTCACTGGGAGAATCAGCAAGGTCTCGATCTGGCGCCCGTGGGCGACTTCGCGTTCTACGACCAGGTGCTCGACATGAGCTTCACGCTGGGGAATCTGCCGGAGCGTGTGCAGGGCTTCCACGGCGACGCGCTCGACAACGCCTTCCGTGTGGCGCGCGGCCGGTCGGCGCAGACCGCGGAAGACCATGGCGCGTGCTGCGGCGGCGTTGCGGCGGGCGAGATGACCAAATGGTTCGATACGAACTATCACTACATCGTGCCGGAGTTCACGGCGTCGACCGGCTTCACGCTGGACCCGTCGCGCCTCGTGACGCAACTGACCGAGGCCCGCAATCTCGGCGTGAACGCGAAGCCCGTGATCATTGGGCCGGTGACGTACCTGTGGCTCGGCAAGGCCAAGGACGAAACGGACCGCCTCGCGCTGCTGCCGAAGCTGCTGCCGGTCTATGGCGCGCTGCTCGACACGTTCGCGGCACAAGGCGTCGAGTGGGTGCAGATCGACGAACCGGCGCTCGTCACCGAGCTCGATCCCGCCTGGCAGCAAGCGTTCGTCACCGCATACGAGACGCTCGAGACGCGCCGCGTCAAGCTGCTGCTCGCGACGTACTTCGGCCAGTTGCAGGAGAATCTCGGGCTCGCATGCTCGCTGCCGGTCGACGGCTTGCATATCGACGCCATCAATGCGCGCGACGAAGTCGCGACGCTCGCCCGCGCGTTGCCGGCGGAGCGCGTGCTGTCGGTTGGCGCGATCAACGGCCGCAATATCTGGAAGACCGACCTGACCGCGACGCTCGACTGGCTCGAACCGCTTGCCAAGACGCTCGGCTCGCGGCTGTGGATTGCGCCATCGTGCTCGCTGCTGCACGTGCCGGTCGATCTGTCGAGCGAACAGAAGCTCGATGCCGAAATCCGTTCGTGGCTAGCGTTTGCGTTGCAGAAACTCGACGAGCTGAAGGTGCTCGCGTCCGCGCTCAATCAGGGCCGCGCATCGGTCGCCGCGGAGCTGGCCGCGAATGCGGCGGCGATCGCGTGCCGCCGTGCGTCGCCGCGTGTCCACAATCCGGCCGTCAAGGCGGCGCTCGCGCGCATCGACGCCGCGCTCGGCCAGCGCCAGAACCCGTATGCCGCCCGTGCGCCGAAGCAGTCCGCGCGGTTGAAGCTGCCGGCATTCCCGACCACCACGATTGGCTCGTTTCCGCAGACCGCCGAGATCCGTCACGCGCGCAGCCAGTTCAAGGCCGGCGCGCTCGACGAGGCCGGCTACCAGGTCGCGATGCAAGCCGAGATCGCCCGCAGCGTACGCGAGCAGGAAGCCCTGAGCCTAGACGTGCTGGTTCACGGCGAAGCCGAGCGCAATGACATGGTCGAGTATTTCGGCGAGCAACTCGATGGCTACGCCTTCAGCCAGTTCGGCTGGGTTCAGTCGTATGGCTCACGCTGCGTGAAGCCGCCCATCCTGTTCGGCGACATCAGCCGCCCAAAGGCAATGACGGTCGAGTGGATCCAGTACGCGCAGTCCCTCACCAGCAAGCCGATGAAGGGCATGCTGACCGGGCCCGTGACGATCCTGAACTGGTCGTTCGTGCGCGACGACCAGCCGCGTTCGGTGTCCTGCTATCAGCTTGCGCTCGCGATCCGCGAGGAAGTGCTGGACCTGGAGCGCGCCGGCATCCGCGTGATCCAGATCGACGAGGCCGCGCTGCGCGAAGGCCTGCCGCTGCGCCGGTCGCAATGGCAGACGTACCTGGATTGGGCGGTCGAGTCCTTCCGCATCACGGCCAACGGCGTGGGCGACGAGACGCAGATTCACACCCACATGTGCTACTCGGAGTTCAACGACATCATCGCGTCGATCGCCGACATGGACGCCGACGTCATCACGATCGAGACGTCACGCTCGGATATGGAGCTGCTCGACGCCTTCGACACCTTCAAGTATCCGAACGAGATCGGGCCGGGCGTGTACGACATCCACTCGCCGAACATTCCGAGCCAGGAGCACATCGTTGCGCTCATGAAGAAGGCGGCTGAGCGGATTCCGGCGGAGCGTCTGTGGGTGAACCCGGACTGCGGGTTGAAGACGCGTCAGTGGGCGGAAGTCATTCCGGCGCTGACGAATATGGTGTCTGCCGCGAAAACGCTGCGCAGGCAGGTGCAGTAACGGCGCGATCCGCCCGCCTGCCGCAGCAAGATCCGGTAAGCAGAGGTCAGATTCCCGGGATTCTCGATGTTTTGCCCAGCGTCTTTTCAGCGATCATTGCCTGGGCCCTAAGCTGGCAGCGCACATGGCCGAAGGGCAACTTGGTCAAGAAATAGCGAAGACTCATCGTGAATACTTGGTTTGCACGAACCGTGCTGCTGCCGGTCGCCATGCTGCTCGCCGCGCACGGCGGATATCAATTTCTGACGCCCGCGCCGTCGCGTGACGACGGCTTCGCGCTTGCGGCGGGCAGCCCGCGCATGGACGCCCGCGGGCAGGACG is drawn from Trinickia violacea and contains these coding sequences:
- a CDS encoding Lrp/AsnC family transcriptional regulator, translating into MINLDDVDRQLIALLRDNARVPVVTLAKQLKVARATVQNRLTRLEQSGVIVGYTVRLKPAAEAHRIRALMSIAVQGNRAQEVVKVLRGYPNVATIHSTNGRWDLVAELQADSLENFDRVLGAIRLIDGIANTETSILLSTHKV
- a CDS encoding LysR family transcriptional regulator, which translates into the protein MLERFHLLIIREVERQGSLTAAAEVLHLTQSALSHTVKKVEQQLGTPIWDREGRSLRLTQAGQYLLSLANRLLPQFEQAEARMKQYAAGERGTLRIGMECHPCYQWLLKVVSPYLARWPDVDVDVKQRFQFGGIGALFGYDIDVLVTPDPLMRPGLRFDPVFDYEQVLVVSERHRFANVRYVKPEQLVDETLITYPVETDRLDIYNQFLRPANVVPRRHKTIETTDIMLQMVASDRGVAALPRWLADEYADRMPVTSVKLGREGIAKQIFLGTREADASIDYLHAFVELARNSNQGAPRVRR
- the metE gene encoding 5-methyltetrahydropteroyltriglutamate--homocysteine S-methyltransferase, with the protein product MVTTHNLGFPRIGAKRELKFALESYWKGECSRDELKALGAQLRQRHWENQQGLDLAPVGDFAFYDQVLDMSFTLGNLPERVQGFHGDALDNAFRVARGRSAQTAEDHGACCGGVAAGEMTKWFDTNYHYIVPEFTASTGFTLDPSRLVTQLTEARNLGVNAKPVIIGPVTYLWLGKAKDETDRLALLPKLLPVYGALLDTFAAQGVEWVQIDEPALVTELDPAWQQAFVTAYETLETRRVKLLLATYFGQLQENLGLACSLPVDGLHIDAINARDEVATLARALPAERVLSVGAINGRNIWKTDLTATLDWLEPLAKTLGSRLWIAPSCSLLHVPVDLSSEQKLDAEIRSWLAFALQKLDELKVLASALNQGRASVAAELAANAAAIACRRASPRVHNPAVKAALARIDAALGQRQNPYAARAPKQSARLKLPAFPTTTIGSFPQTAEIRHARSQFKAGALDEAGYQVAMQAEIARSVREQEALSLDVLVHGEAERNDMVEYFGEQLDGYAFSQFGWVQSYGSRCVKPPILFGDISRPKAMTVEWIQYAQSLTSKPMKGMLTGPVTILNWSFVRDDQPRSVSCYQLALAIREEVLDLERAGIRVIQIDEAALREGLPLRRSQWQTYLDWAVESFRITANGVGDETQIHTHMCYSEFNDIIASIADMDADVITIETSRSDMELLDAFDTFKYPNEIGPGVYDIHSPNIPSQEHIVALMKKAAERIPAERLWVNPDCGLKTRQWAEVIPALTNMVSAAKTLRRQVQ